A stretch of the Vitis vinifera cultivar Pinot Noir 40024 chromosome 16, ASM3070453v1 genome encodes the following:
- the LOC100242167 gene encoding S-type anion channel SLAH2 isoform X1, translated as MFISQEIPERGVVDCPICCLIMEHNEILSSTKQDSPEVIPSLIKFIASNEVAGFDSMEDICSLNNQYQMNGFQPVSLSSEETEAAAILSQNHVSRPIKSHLASAISISMPSSPLEVHLQNTKRVLFSDHGETMFSNGILDSSAACKTASTELPRQAKFHSQPMPTGSTYPEAIVGDKFPNQSESQARNPRIERLKDKRFDSFKTWSGKLERQLSNLRGKPQESELENNTTQNSEMEILPVDRYFDALEGPELDTLKASEELVLPEDKKWPFLLRYPISSFGICLGMSSQAIMWKTLATSPSMNFLHVSSNVNFSLWCISAALIAIVSFIYLLKVIFYFEAVRREYYHPIRVNFFFAPWIAFLFLALGVPPSVAEHLPPALWYILMTPVFCFELKIYGQWMSGGQRRLSKVANPSNHLSIVGNFVGALLGASMGLKEGPIFFFAIGLAHYIVLFVTLYQRLPTNATLPKELHPVFFLFVAAPSVASMAWTKIQGSFDYGSRIAYFIALFLYFSLAVRVNFFRGFRFSLAWWAYTFPMTGAAIATIRYSNEVTNIVTRSLSVTLSAIAILTVTALLITTILHAFVLQDLFPNDIAIAISERRRKTSKKWYHLRTGSSDTKEIENFLKFGSSDNKDIEASLKPPSCKPEEV; from the exons ATGTTCATCAGCCAGGAAATCCCAGAAAGAGGCGTGGTGGACTGTCCCATCTG TTGCCTTATTATGGAACACAATGAAATTCTTAGTTCGACAAAACAGGATTCTCCTGAAGTTATTCCATCACTCATCAAATTTATAGCATCAAATGAAGTGGCCGGCTTTGATAGTATGGAAGACATTTGTAGCTTGAATAACCAGTACCAAATGAATGGCTTTCAGCCCGTCAGTTTGTCATCTGAA GAAACTGAAGCAGCTGCCATCCTAAGCCAAAATCATGTGTCTCGACCAATCAAATCCCACCTTGCGAGTGCTATTTCTATTAGCATGCCATCTTCTCCCTTGGAAGTCCACTTGCAGAACACTAAAAGAGTTCTGTTCAGTGATCATGGTGAAACAATGTTCAGCAATGGGATTCTGGATTCATCAGCTGCATGTAAAACAGCCAGCACCGAACTTCCAAGACAGgcaaaatttcattctcagcCAATGCCCACTGGTTCTACATATCCTGAGGCAATTGTGGGTGATAAATTTCCTAACCAGTCAGAGTCACAGGCTAGAAATCCAAGGATTGAGAGGTTGAAAGATAAACGATTTGATTCTTTTAAAACATGGTCTGGGAAACTTGAAAGGCAGTTATCAAATTTACGTGGAAAACCACAGGAAAGCGAACTAGAGAATAACACCACACAGAATTCAGAGATGGAAATTTTACCTGTGGATCGTTACTTTGATGCATTAGAAGGACCGGAGTTGGATACCCTGAAG GCCTCAGAAGAATTGGTACTTCCTGAAGACAAGAAGTGGCCATTCCTTCTCCGATATCCTATCTCATCTTTTGGTATCTGCCTTGGCATGAGCAGCCAAGCCATTATGTGGAAAACTCTGGCAACCTCCCCCTCCATGAATTTCCTCCATGTAAGCTCAAATGTAAACTTCAGTCTCTGGTGCATCTCTGCTGCTCTCATTGCCATTGTCTCTTTCATCTACCTGCTGAAAGTAATTTTCTACTTTGAAGCGGTTCGTCGTGAATACTACCATCCAATTCGTGTCAACTTCTTCTTTGCCCCATGGATAGCTTTCCTGTTTTTAGCTCTTGGTGTTCCACCTTCAGTTGCTGAACACCTGCCTCCAGCTCTCTGGTACATTCTCATGACTCCAGTCTTCTGCTTTGAGCTTAAGATCTATGGACAATGGATGTCAGGAGGGCAACGGAGGCTTTCAAAGGTAGCTAATCCTTCAAATCATCTCTCAATCGTTGGGAATTTTGTGGGAGCATTACTGGGTGCATCAATGGGGCTAAAAGAAGGACCTATATTCTTCTTTGCTATTGGGTTGGCTCACTACATCGTCCTATTTGTGACTCTCTATCAGAGACTTCCAACCAATGCAACACTCCCAAAAGAGCTCCATCCGGTATTCTTTCTGTTTGTTGCAGCACCCAGTGTGGCTTCTATGGCATGGACAAAGATTCAAGGTTCCTTCGACTATGGGTCACGGATTGCTTACTTCATTGCATTATTCCTGTACTTTTCACTG GCAGTTCGAGTCAATTTTTTCCGAGGGTTCAG GTTCTCATTGGCATGGTGGGCTTACACTTTCCCAATGACTGGGGCTGCCATTGCAACCATCAGATATTCAAATGAAGTCACAAACATAGTGACCCGATCTCTCTCAGTCACACTCTCTGCCATTGCCATTCTCACAGTAACAGCTTTGCTGATAACAACTATCCTTCATGCATTTGTGCTCCAAGACCTCTTCCCAAATGACATTGCTATTGCGATTAGTGAGAGAAGACGAAAAACAAGCAAGAAGTGGTATCACTTGAGGACTGGAAGTTCAGATACcaaagagattgaaaatttcctaaaatttggAAGCTCTGATAACAAGGACATTGAAGCTTCCCTGAAACCTCCAAGCTGCAAACCTGAGGAAGTTTGA
- the LOC100242167 gene encoding S-type anion channel SLAH2 isoform X2, with translation MEHNEILSSTKQDSPEVIPSLIKFIASNEVAGFDSMEDICSLNNQYQMNGFQPVSLSSEETEAAAILSQNHVSRPIKSHLASAISISMPSSPLEVHLQNTKRVLFSDHGETMFSNGILDSSAACKTASTELPRQAKFHSQPMPTGSTYPEAIVGDKFPNQSESQARNPRIERLKDKRFDSFKTWSGKLERQLSNLRGKPQESELENNTTQNSEMEILPVDRYFDALEGPELDTLKASEELVLPEDKKWPFLLRYPISSFGICLGMSSQAIMWKTLATSPSMNFLHVSSNVNFSLWCISAALIAIVSFIYLLKVIFYFEAVRREYYHPIRVNFFFAPWIAFLFLALGVPPSVAEHLPPALWYILMTPVFCFELKIYGQWMSGGQRRLSKVANPSNHLSIVGNFVGALLGASMGLKEGPIFFFAIGLAHYIVLFVTLYQRLPTNATLPKELHPVFFLFVAAPSVASMAWTKIQGSFDYGSRIAYFIALFLYFSLAVRVNFFRGFRFSLAWWAYTFPMTGAAIATIRYSNEVTNIVTRSLSVTLSAIAILTVTALLITTILHAFVLQDLFPNDIAIAISERRRKTSKKWYHLRTGSSDTKEIENFLKFGSSDNKDIEASLKPPSCKPEEV, from the exons ATGGAACACAATGAAATTCTTAGTTCGACAAAACAGGATTCTCCTGAAGTTATTCCATCACTCATCAAATTTATAGCATCAAATGAAGTGGCCGGCTTTGATAGTATGGAAGACATTTGTAGCTTGAATAACCAGTACCAAATGAATGGCTTTCAGCCCGTCAGTTTGTCATCTGAA GAAACTGAAGCAGCTGCCATCCTAAGCCAAAATCATGTGTCTCGACCAATCAAATCCCACCTTGCGAGTGCTATTTCTATTAGCATGCCATCTTCTCCCTTGGAAGTCCACTTGCAGAACACTAAAAGAGTTCTGTTCAGTGATCATGGTGAAACAATGTTCAGCAATGGGATTCTGGATTCATCAGCTGCATGTAAAACAGCCAGCACCGAACTTCCAAGACAGgcaaaatttcattctcagcCAATGCCCACTGGTTCTACATATCCTGAGGCAATTGTGGGTGATAAATTTCCTAACCAGTCAGAGTCACAGGCTAGAAATCCAAGGATTGAGAGGTTGAAAGATAAACGATTTGATTCTTTTAAAACATGGTCTGGGAAACTTGAAAGGCAGTTATCAAATTTACGTGGAAAACCACAGGAAAGCGAACTAGAGAATAACACCACACAGAATTCAGAGATGGAAATTTTACCTGTGGATCGTTACTTTGATGCATTAGAAGGACCGGAGTTGGATACCCTGAAG GCCTCAGAAGAATTGGTACTTCCTGAAGACAAGAAGTGGCCATTCCTTCTCCGATATCCTATCTCATCTTTTGGTATCTGCCTTGGCATGAGCAGCCAAGCCATTATGTGGAAAACTCTGGCAACCTCCCCCTCCATGAATTTCCTCCATGTAAGCTCAAATGTAAACTTCAGTCTCTGGTGCATCTCTGCTGCTCTCATTGCCATTGTCTCTTTCATCTACCTGCTGAAAGTAATTTTCTACTTTGAAGCGGTTCGTCGTGAATACTACCATCCAATTCGTGTCAACTTCTTCTTTGCCCCATGGATAGCTTTCCTGTTTTTAGCTCTTGGTGTTCCACCTTCAGTTGCTGAACACCTGCCTCCAGCTCTCTGGTACATTCTCATGACTCCAGTCTTCTGCTTTGAGCTTAAGATCTATGGACAATGGATGTCAGGAGGGCAACGGAGGCTTTCAAAGGTAGCTAATCCTTCAAATCATCTCTCAATCGTTGGGAATTTTGTGGGAGCATTACTGGGTGCATCAATGGGGCTAAAAGAAGGACCTATATTCTTCTTTGCTATTGGGTTGGCTCACTACATCGTCCTATTTGTGACTCTCTATCAGAGACTTCCAACCAATGCAACACTCCCAAAAGAGCTCCATCCGGTATTCTTTCTGTTTGTTGCAGCACCCAGTGTGGCTTCTATGGCATGGACAAAGATTCAAGGTTCCTTCGACTATGGGTCACGGATTGCTTACTTCATTGCATTATTCCTGTACTTTTCACTG GCAGTTCGAGTCAATTTTTTCCGAGGGTTCAG GTTCTCATTGGCATGGTGGGCTTACACTTTCCCAATGACTGGGGCTGCCATTGCAACCATCAGATATTCAAATGAAGTCACAAACATAGTGACCCGATCTCTCTCAGTCACACTCTCTGCCATTGCCATTCTCACAGTAACAGCTTTGCTGATAACAACTATCCTTCATGCATTTGTGCTCCAAGACCTCTTCCCAAATGACATTGCTATTGCGATTAGTGAGAGAAGACGAAAAACAAGCAAGAAGTGGTATCACTTGAGGACTGGAAGTTCAGATACcaaagagattgaaaatttcctaaaatttggAAGCTCTGATAACAAGGACATTGAAGCTTCCCTGAAACCTCCAAGCTGCAAACCTGAGGAAGTTTGA
- the LOC100252455 gene encoding probable membrane-associated kinase regulator 6 produces the protein MEASQPLSIESFSYSWLINLKPSFESLDDSLRTSLDVSDEASFIEMDPRMPPSKRFFRNSQDFNFDFPISQPPLSLVHADELFSNGLIMPIFMEPLKMEAYDGSYSLPATPISSSHAPKHVLSATNTHCSSLRRCRRLSKQILQKYLDFLRPLYRRIRGRRIGSRAESVNSRMQEGKSWVYSPEASPRTSTAYSTGDWRKSCDSESSIYEAVLHCKRSIGK, from the exons ATGGAGGCCTCCCAACCTCTCTCCATTGAAAGCTTTTCGTATAGTTGGTTAATAAACCTGAAACCTTCCTTTGAGAGCCTAGATGATTCCCTTAGAACCTCCCTTGATGTGTCCGATGAAGCCTCCTTCATTGAGATGGACCCAAGAATGCCTCCCTCTAAGAGATTCTTTAGAAATTCCCAGGATTTCAACTTTGATTTCCCCATTTCCCAACCCCCTCTTAGTCTTGTTCATGCTGATGAGCTCTTCTCTAATGGCCTCATCATGCCTATCTTCATGGAGCCACTGAAGATGGAGGCATATGATGGGTCATATTCCCTTCCAGCCACGCCCATCTCTTCATCACATGCTCCAAAACATGTACTGTCAGCCACCAACACTCACTGTTCTTCCTTGAGAAGATGCCGAAGATTATCAAAACAAATCCTTCAGAAGTACCTGGATTTTCTTAGGCCCCTTTACAGGAGAATACGTGGTCGCAGAATTGGGTCCAGAGCTGAAAGTGTTAATTCAAGAATGCAGGAAGGGAAGAGCTGGGTTTATTCACCAGAAGCATCTCCCAGAACAAGCACAGCCTATTCTACTGGGGATTGGCGCAAGTCTTGTGATTCAGAGAGCTCAATTTACGAGGCAGTTCTCCATTGCAAGCGATCCATTG GAAAATGA